A genomic window from Lotus japonicus ecotype B-129 chromosome 1, LjGifu_v1.2 includes:
- the LOC130733997 gene encoding vacuolar cation/proton exchanger 3-like yields the protein MHTNTSGAMPVSVVSPSPSMNEDLESNTTNEETSHENLSRSMVKRSDSVLVTNNINARFQMLRIFMTNLRVVLLGTKLVVLFPAVPLAVAADFYKFGRPWIFAFSLLGLAPLAERVSFLTEQIAYFTGPTVGGLLNATCGNATEMIIAILALRKNKVNVVKFSLLGSVLSNLLLVLGSSLLCGGLANLKREQRYDRKQADVNSLLLLLGLLCHLLPLLFKYSLAGGDYSIATSTLQLSRASSIVMLLAYVAYIFFQLKTHRRLFDAQEEEDDEEKAVIGFWSAFTWLVGMTLVISLLSEYVVGTIEAASDSWGISVSFISIILLPIVGNAAEHAGSIIFAFKNKLDISLGVAMGSATQISMFVVPLSVIVAWIMGIKMDLDFNLLETGCLAFAIIVTAFTLQDGTSHYMKGVVLTLCYLVIAACFFVNKTAQINQHPRTSFGAKPSFEAIPI from the exons ATGCACACTAACACATCAGGAGCAATGCCAGTGTCAGTAGTGTCTCCCTCACCCTCCATGAATGAAGATTTGGAGAGCAACACTACCAATGAAGAGACATCTCATGAGAACTTGTCACGTTCAATGGTGAAGAGATCAGATTCCGTTCTTGTTACAAACAATATTAACGCTCGTTTCCAAATGCTTAGGATTTTCATGACCAATTTGCGAGTCGTATTACTTGGGACTAAGCTTGTTGTGCTTTTTCCGGCGGTCCCTTTAGCCGTTGCTGCAGATTTCTATAAATTTGGAAGG CCATGGATTTTTGCTTTCAGCCTGCTTGGACTAGCACCTTTAGCTGAACGTGTCAGCTTCTTGACTGA GCAAATTGCATACTTCACCGGTCCAACAG TCGGAGGGCTTCTGAATGCAACATGTGGTAATGCAACCGAGATGATCATAGCAATATTAGCACTTCGCAAGAACAAAGTAAATGTTGTCAAGTTCTCTCTGCTGGGTTCAGTTCTCTCAAACCTTCTCTTGGTTCTTGGTAGCTCACTCCTCTGTGGTGGCTTGGCTAACCTTAAGAGGGAACAGAGATATGACAGA AAACAAGCAGATGTAAATTCATTGCTTTTGTTGCTGGGATTGCTATGTCATTTGCTGCCATTATTGTTCAAATACTCCTTGGCAGGGGGTGATTACTCTATAGCCACTTCTACTCTGCAATTGTCAAGAGCAAGCAGCATTGTTATGCTTCTAGCATATGTTGCATATATCTTCTTCCAATTGAAAACTCATCGGCGATTGTTTGATGCACAAGAG gaggaagatgatgaagagaaGGCTGTCATTGGATTTTGGAGTGCATTTACCTGGTTGGTGGGTATGACACTGGTCATATCTTTGCTCTCTGAATATGTTGTTGGAACCATTGAG GCTGCATCAGATTCTTGGGGAATTTCTGTTAGCTTCATTAGTATAATTTTGCTACCAATTGTTGGGAATGCTGCAGAACATGCTGGTTCAATTATATTTGCTTTTAAGAACAAGCTG GACATATCCTTGGGTGTTGCTATGGGATCTGCAACTCAAATTTCTATGTTTGTG GTTCCATTAAGTGTGATTGTTGCATGGATAATGGGTATAAAAATGGATCTGGACTTTAATCTTCTTGAGACTGGATGTCTTGCTTTTGCCATTATTGTTACAGCTTTCACTTTACAG GATGGAACTTCACACTACATGAAAGGAGTGGTTCTTACTCTCTGCTACCTTGTCATTGCTGCATGTTTTTTTGTTAACAAAACTGCTCAAATTA ACCAACATCCTAGGACCAGCTTTGGAGCTAAACCATCTTTTGAAGCTATCCCCATTTGA